The genomic region TAGGGGCAGCCCTGGCAGCAGCGGGTGAAATCAGGGTTACGACCCCTCTTGGGACCGATATTCGGGGGCAGGTCACGGGCAGACCTGTTCAATATGAGACTGGACTGTTTAAAAAACCGGGCCAATTCGCTGCCTTTCCGGATAGTGAAATCAACATCTCGCCCATCGAGGGGACTACGGAAGGGAAAATCGTGAGTGACGTAAGCATCATGAGTGTGGGCATCACCCTCTATGACCAGGTAACCCTTATCGTGAAACAAGGGAAGGTGGTGGATATCCAGGGGGGCATGGCTGCGAGCAAACTCCGCATGGTTCTCGAGTCCCTGAAAAACGAGAAGGCTTACAACTATGCGGAATTCGGGATCGGTCTCAATCCGGAGGCCCGTCTCTGTGCAACCAACTTGGAAGACCTTGGTCGGCTTGGGAACTGTCATGCGGGGATCGGTAGCAACTTTGCCATCGGAGGCAAGGTTCTGGCTCCGAATCATATCGATGTGATGTATAAAGACACGACCGTTTATTTCGATGGGAAGATCGTCCTGGACAAAGGGGTCTTGAAAATCTGAGAGAGAATCCGTAGTCTATTCCGATTCATGGAGCGAGGACCTTGAATCCTATGAGGATTGACTGCTTTATTCCCTTTCTATTTCACTGACCCAGGATATTTCCGAGAACACTTGTATTCTAAACAGATATAGGTTGCACTTTCTTCATCCGCTGGATTTTTCATGAAACCATCTTAAGTATGGGAAGAGACTCTGGGACCTTCGCTTTTTTCCCAGGTTAAAAAAGAAGCGACCAGACAGAGGGACCCGTTTAGGATAAAAGCGCCCGCAAGCCCCCGGTGCTCCCCAATCCATCCCGTAATCAATGGCCCCAGACTCATGCCCGCGGCATAGATGGACTGGAAGAACCCCATAGCTGTTGCCTGTTGGGCAAGAGGGAAAGGCTGAATGGCCAATCCCATGAGCAGGG from Deltaproteobacteria bacterium harbors:
- a CDS encoding leucyl aminopeptidase; translated protein: MSTREWPIAYWHYTPGPSSPIQMMKGALKCIKCGDVKEGETVLISTDTNKLRIAEVLAAAAYAVGATPIIIMIPPVGVHGAQLPEPIVAAFREADVFLQPTTWSQTHTKARVEAIKAGKRGSTMCEVTEDALCVGAINADYEDCDQRGRVLGAALAAAGEIRVTTPLGTDIRGQVTGRPVQYETGLFKKPGQFAAFPDSEINISPIEGTTEGKIVSDVSIMSVGITLYDQVTLIVKQGKVVDIQGGMAASKLRMVLESLKNEKAYNYAEFGIGLNPEARLCATNLEDLGRLGNCHAGIGSNFAIGGKVLAPNHIDVMYKDTTVYFDGKIVLDKGVLKI
- a CDS encoding MFS transporter, with amino-acid sequence MGGSLQAVNGVGVGLVFPLLMGLAIQPFPLAQQATAMGFFQSIYAAGMSLGPLITGWIGEHRGLAGAFILNGSLCLVASFLTWEKSEGPRVSSHT